A region of uncultured Draconibacterium sp. DNA encodes the following proteins:
- a CDS encoding GAF domain-containing sensor histidine kinase: protein MTKLKNFLKSMAYLGTAETYLIVEKSAIALVNMISIFSIGVLLTASVINFIYSPGEFYFSILYLFLFLLPLFLNYKKRHDLAKIVTLGIFLSGIYIGTFVMKFGGYFQFTIILPVSLYFLLFVEIRGWRFYSMLSMAGLYIAFNVAEFFLSDSVFTINTVIDFLVYLGSLLVFILALIFFIKKINLSEDLLKAKLRFENAIAEFSQAILTHGSNGIKRGLGIVLNASKVSRIYIFELSNDGGFISQTYEACAQGVKPEIDNPELQQIPVSEPIISRWVENFKQKQIIKGPVEDFPPLEKEVLMNQGILSILVIPIYSGNEWVGFIGFDDVYEKRTWDRAFIGLLYTIADIIGLHMWNVKNQEQIMRQNEELQILNATKDKFFSIVAHDLKSPFNSLIGFSDLLEQEVKKSDNRMIKQFSHYINKGLLQSYDYLSNLLEWSRIQSKRIEYRPTEFRLDHLVQEATDMLFIQAQSKDIKLRVSVPPELKIVADLNMIRTVIVNMVSNAIKYSEKGEEVKIISECRPEHVSIQIVDNGVGISSEMCEKLFSIEGSSSTPGTNNETGTGLGLIICKELIGMHRGAIRVDSEKNKGSVFQILLPVGLN from the coding sequence AATTTTACTTTAGTATTTTGTATCTGTTTTTGTTTTTACTGCCGCTGTTTCTGAATTATAAAAAGCGTCACGATTTGGCCAAAATAGTGACGCTGGGCATTTTTTTATCGGGCATTTACATCGGTACTTTTGTGATGAAATTTGGTGGTTACTTCCAGTTTACCATTATTCTGCCTGTATCGCTGTATTTTTTGCTTTTTGTTGAAATACGAGGTTGGAGGTTTTATTCAATGCTGTCGATGGCGGGGCTTTATATTGCCTTTAATGTTGCCGAATTCTTTTTGAGTGATTCGGTGTTCACCATAAACACAGTTATCGATTTTTTAGTGTATCTCGGCTCGCTGTTAGTGTTTATTTTGGCGCTTATTTTCTTTATTAAAAAGATTAATTTATCAGAAGATCTGTTGAAAGCCAAGTTGCGGTTTGAAAATGCCATTGCCGAATTTTCGCAGGCGATTTTAACCCATGGCAGTAACGGCATAAAACGAGGATTGGGTATTGTGCTTAATGCGTCGAAAGTGTCGCGCATTTATATTTTCGAACTTTCAAACGACGGAGGATTTATAAGTCAAACCTACGAGGCTTGTGCACAAGGTGTGAAGCCCGAAATCGATAACCCTGAATTGCAGCAAATTCCGGTTAGCGAACCTATAATATCCCGCTGGGTCGAAAATTTCAAACAGAAACAGATCATTAAAGGCCCGGTCGAAGATTTCCCTCCACTCGAAAAAGAGGTTCTAATGAACCAGGGCATTTTATCGATACTGGTAATTCCCATTTATTCGGGCAACGAATGGGTTGGGTTTATCGGATTCGATGATGTGTATGAAAAACGAACCTGGGATCGCGCATTTATTGGTTTGCTGTATACCATTGCCGATATTATTGGCCTGCACATGTGGAATGTAAAAAACCAGGAGCAAATAATGCGGCAAAACGAAGAGCTGCAAATACTGAATGCCACAAAGGATAAGTTCTTTTCAATAGTTGCCCACGACCTGAAAAGTCCTTTCAATTCGTTGATTGGCTTTAGCGATTTACTCGAGCAGGAAGTAAAAAAGAGCGATAACAGGATGATTAAACAATTTTCGCACTATATAAATAAAGGACTGTTGCAGTCGTACGATTATTTATCGAACCTACTCGAATGGTCGCGTATTCAATCCAAACGAATCGAATACCGGCCTACCGAGTTTCGTCTCGATCATTTGGTGCAGGAAGCTACCGATATGCTTTTTATTCAGGCTCAAAGTAAAGACATTAAACTAAGGGTTTCCGTTCCGCCTGAATTAAAAATTGTTGCCGACCTTAACATGATAAGAACGGTGATTGTAAACATGGTTTCGAACGCCATAAAATACAGCGAAAAAGGCGAGGAGGTAAAAATCATCAGCGAGTGCCGGCCAGAACATGTATCCATTCAGATAGTGGATAACGGTGTGGGCATTAGTTCCGAGATGTGTGAAAAACTTTTTAGCATCGAGGGGTCGAGCAGTACACCCGGCACGAACAACGAAACCGGAACCGGGCTGGGGCTGATAATTTGTAAGGAACTGATAGGTATGCACCGGGGAGCTATTCGTGTTGACAGCGAAAAAAACAAAGGAAGCGTGTTCCAGATTTTACTGCCTGTTGGATTAAATTAA
- a CDS encoding pitrilysin family protein, translating to MVDTDYLIHTLHNGIRIIHQETDSPVGHLGVLINTGSRDEKEDEHGLAHFIEHSVFKGTKKRKSFHVLSRIEGVGGELNAYTTKEETVLYATFLSEHYDRTAELLSDILFNSTYPEKELKLEKEVVVEEINSYYDTPSELIFDEFEEQVFDGHPIARNILGTKEKLRSFNRDMIFNFIANNYHTDQMVISSVGNIDFTTLLKMLEKYFGEVEQSLRQLKREQFVNYQPQSKTVIKDTFQAHCVMGNVAFDFKNPKRIAMVLLNNVLGGQALNSRLNLAMRERRGMAYNVESAYTAYSDTGLFNVYFGTDKENLNKAVALVHKEFDLLRDKKMGAVQLSRAKKQLIGQIAISTESREDMMLTIGKSFMLFDKVDPLRVIFKKIEAISAEDIQEVANMVLDKNQMSTLIYK from the coding sequence ATGGTTGATACTGATTATCTGATACATACATTACATAACGGCATTCGAATAATTCATCAGGAAACCGATTCGCCGGTGGGGCATCTGGGGGTTTTAATAAATACCGGATCGCGCGACGAAAAGGAGGATGAACATGGCCTGGCACATTTTATCGAACACTCGGTTTTTAAGGGTACAAAAAAGCGTAAGTCATTTCATGTGCTTAGCCGTATCGAGGGTGTTGGTGGCGAGCTGAATGCCTATACTACAAAAGAAGAAACCGTGCTGTATGCTACTTTTTTAAGTGAGCATTACGATCGCACAGCCGAATTGCTAAGTGATATTCTTTTTAACAGCACCTACCCCGAGAAAGAGCTGAAACTCGAAAAAGAGGTGGTGGTAGAAGAAATAAATTCGTATTACGACACGCCTTCGGAATTGATTTTCGATGAATTTGAGGAGCAGGTTTTTGATGGTCATCCCATTGCCCGCAACATTTTAGGCACAAAAGAAAAGCTGCGTTCTTTTAACCGCGATATGATTTTTAATTTTATTGCCAATAACTACCATACCGATCAAATGGTGATCAGTTCGGTGGGGAATATCGATTTTACGACTTTGCTAAAAATGCTGGAGAAGTATTTTGGCGAGGTGGAGCAAAGTTTGCGGCAGTTGAAGAGAGAGCAGTTTGTGAATTACCAACCACAATCAAAAACGGTAATAAAAGATACTTTTCAGGCGCACTGCGTAATGGGGAATGTGGCTTTCGATTTTAAAAATCCAAAGCGTATTGCCATGGTTTTGCTGAACAATGTGCTGGGCGGCCAGGCGCTAAACTCGCGTTTAAATCTGGCTATGCGCGAACGTCGCGGAATGGCTTACAACGTGGAATCGGCCTACACGGCGTATTCCGATACCGGTTTGTTTAACGTGTATTTCGGTACCGATAAAGAGAACCTGAATAAAGCGGTGGCGCTGGTGCATAAGGAGTTTGACTTGCTGCGCGACAAAAAAATGGGAGCCGTTCAGTTAAGTCGTGCAAAAAAGCAGTTGATTGGCCAGATTGCCATTTCAACCGAAAGTCGCGAAGATATGATGCTCACCATCGGGAAAAGTTTTATGCTGTTTGATAAAGTGGATCCGCTTCGTGTGATCTTCAAAAAAATTGAAGCGATTAGCGCCGAGGATATTCAGGAAGTAGCCAACATGGTATTGGACAAAAACCAGATGAGTACGTTGATTTATAAATAG
- a CDS encoding O-methyltransferase yields the protein MDRQKLLHQYILDHIDEEDPVLAELDRETNLKVLGARMISGHLQGQVLTMLAKMIRPKTILELGTFTGYSAICLAKGLPEDGKLITIEVDDELETLAAKYFEKAGVAHLIEQKIGAATELIPSLDQSFDLVFIDADKREYVQYYQLLIDKMQPGTYIIADNTLWSGKVLDKPRFDDTQTIGILEFNKLVKNDDRVEKVILPLRDGMTVIRRK from the coding sequence ATGGACAGGCAGAAGTTATTGCACCAATATATTTTGGATCATATCGATGAGGAAGATCCGGTGTTAGCCGAACTGGATCGCGAAACCAACCTGAAAGTGTTGGGTGCCCGCATGATTTCGGGGCATTTGCAGGGACAGGTACTCACGATGCTGGCGAAAATGATCCGCCCCAAAACCATTCTTGAGCTGGGAACTTTTACCGGTTATTCGGCGATTTGCCTGGCAAAAGGATTGCCTGAAGATGGCAAGCTGATTACCATCGAGGTTGATGATGAGCTGGAGACACTAGCTGCTAAATATTTCGAAAAAGCCGGTGTGGCGCATTTAATCGAACAAAAAATCGGGGCTGCTACAGAGCTGATCCCTTCGCTCGATCAATCGTTCGACCTGGTTTTTATCGACGCCGATAAACGCGAGTATGTGCAGTACTATCAGTTGCTGATCGATAAAATGCAGCCGGGAACGTATATTATTGCCGACAACACACTGTGGAGCGGTAAAGTGCTGGATAAACCCCGTTTTGATGATACGCAGACTATTGGTATTCTTGAATTCAACAAGCTGGTTAAAAACGACGATCGCGTAGAAAAAGTCATCCTGCCACTGCGCGATGGTATGACCGTTATCCGTAGAAAGTAG
- the ricT gene encoding regulatory iron-sulfur-containing complex subunit RicT: MHKKATHQTESREDYMSCNGCSFNNSTNSIVQGYDWLSDLPDTTDKSDIVEVKFKSTRKEYYKNVENLPLKRGDRIVVASSPGHDVGEVTLTGYLAEKQFKLRIKNPSRYNLNVVYRKASDADIQKLNEARSREKATMIRARQAATELGLDMKIGDVEFRGDNKKAIFYYLAEGRVDFRELIKVYAREFRIKVEMKQIGARQEAGLIGGIGSCGRELCCSSWRTDFSSISSDAALKQGLSPSAQKMAGACGKLKCCLLYELDAYIEAGNEFPRELLDLELASGVAKPFKTDYLKKEIWYGLAGSMGTTFNLSLKQVRDIIQKNKRGIKPEVQTFSAQPKEQNSMEVTLDESLDRFDNKKPARNKNRRNKKTVRNIENKSNTPQNKQNAAGGNDDSKKPNKRRNNNPNRRRKPEFKAKKGPAVSGNNSSN, translated from the coding sequence ATGCACAAAAAAGCCACGCATCAGACAGAAAGCAGAGAGGATTATATGAGTTGTAATGGATGTTCGTTCAATAATTCAACAAATAGCATAGTACAAGGATACGACTGGCTAAGTGATTTGCCAGACACCACCGATAAATCAGATATTGTTGAAGTTAAGTTTAAGTCAACCCGCAAAGAATACTATAAAAATGTTGAAAATCTTCCGCTAAAACGTGGAGACCGCATAGTTGTTGCCTCCTCGCCGGGGCACGATGTTGGCGAAGTAACCCTGACCGGTTACCTGGCCGAAAAACAATTTAAGCTGCGGATTAAAAACCCGTCGCGGTATAACCTGAATGTGGTTTACCGCAAAGCTTCCGATGCCGATATTCAGAAACTGAATGAAGCACGCAGCCGCGAAAAAGCCACCATGATTCGGGCACGCCAGGCAGCAACCGAGCTGGGACTCGACATGAAAATTGGCGATGTTGAATTCAGAGGCGACAATAAAAAAGCGATTTTCTATTACCTGGCCGAAGGACGTGTAGATTTCAGAGAGCTGATAAAAGTTTATGCCCGCGAGTTTCGCATTAAAGTGGAAATGAAACAAATTGGTGCCCGCCAGGAAGCCGGTTTGATTGGTGGAATTGGCTCATGCGGACGCGAGTTGTGTTGCTCGAGCTGGCGAACCGATTTTTCAAGCATCTCGTCGGATGCGGCACTAAAACAAGGCTTGTCGCCATCGGCACAAAAAATGGCCGGTGCCTGCGGAAAACTAAAATGCTGTTTGCTATACGAACTTGATGCTTACATTGAGGCAGGAAACGAATTTCCGCGCGAACTACTCGACCTTGAACTGGCATCGGGAGTTGCTAAACCGTTTAAAACCGATTACCTGAAGAAAGAGATTTGGTACGGATTGGCAGGAAGCATGGGAACTACTTTTAACCTGTCGCTAAAACAGGTGCGCGATATTATCCAGAAAAACAAGCGGGGTATAAAACCCGAAGTCCAGACCTTCAGCGCTCAGCCAAAAGAGCAAAACAGTATGGAAGTTACGCTTGACGAAAGCCTGGATCGTTTCGACAACAAAAAGCCTGCGCGCAACAAAAACCGACGCAACAAAAAGACAGTCCGGAATATCGAAAATAAGAGCAATACTCCGCAAAACAAACAAAACGCTGCGGGCGGTAATGACGATAGCAAAAAACCCAACAAGCGTAGGAATAACAATCCTAACAGAAGGCGGAAACCAGAATTTAAAGCTAAAAAGGGTCCAGCAGTTTCGGGGAATAATAGTTCCAATTAA
- a CDS encoding DUF4105 domain-containing protein: MNLLRRLLVVVFVALAFDGLAFQLTERATVSIITCSPGNEMYSVYGHSAIRVKDQQLNYDVVFNYGIFDFSSPNFLYRFCAGQTDYLLGAYRFETFLNEYRHDKRSVFEQELNLSAQEKQKIFDFLQWNARPENRVYRYNFFFDNCATRVRDVIADNVNGGITYTDSASHKTLRTLIKDCHHKIRWLNFGIDFLVAAESDREATLEEEMFLPDYVMQHFAMAKRNDTGQDIAQPVQVLYQAPEQTQALTWLWGPLVVFSLLLLVVAFFTWKQFKNAEMKPALDILLYGINGLGGLLLTWFTIYSEHPAMSPNYNLMWLVPLSLPFAIVYLRKKWRQAVRYYHLVFAVWIIIFFVSSPFIPQKFHPVFFIMAATFFIRALAHSLLILKSLKAARK, translated from the coding sequence ATGAATCTCTTAAGGCGGCTTTTAGTTGTAGTATTTGTGGCCCTCGCATTCGATGGGCTGGCTTTTCAACTTACAGAAAGGGCAACAGTTAGTATCATTACCTGCAGTCCGGGAAACGAAATGTATTCGGTTTACGGTCATTCGGCCATTCGGGTAAAAGATCAGCAGCTGAATTACGATGTGGTTTTTAACTATGGCATTTTCGATTTTAGCAGCCCAAATTTTTTGTATCGTTTTTGTGCCGGGCAAACCGATTACCTGCTTGGCGCTTATCGTTTTGAGACCTTTTTGAATGAATACCGACACGATAAACGCAGTGTTTTTGAACAGGAACTCAATCTCTCAGCACAGGAAAAACAAAAAATATTCGATTTTTTACAATGGAATGCCCGCCCCGAAAACCGGGTGTACCGCTATAATTTTTTCTTTGATAACTGTGCCACGCGGGTTCGCGATGTAATTGCCGATAACGTAAATGGAGGTATAACTTACACCGATAGTGCCAGTCATAAAACGCTGCGAACACTGATAAAAGATTGTCACCACAAAATAAGATGGCTGAACTTTGGTATTGATTTTTTGGTTGCCGCTGAATCAGACCGAGAGGCAACACTTGAAGAAGAAATGTTTTTGCCCGACTATGTAATGCAGCATTTTGCAATGGCAAAAAGAAATGATACAGGACAGGATATTGCTCAACCGGTGCAAGTGCTTTACCAGGCACCTGAACAAACTCAGGCACTGACATGGCTTTGGGGGCCTTTGGTAGTTTTTTCGTTGTTGCTGCTGGTGGTTGCTTTTTTCACCTGGAAACAGTTTAAGAACGCTGAAATGAAGCCGGCGCTTGATATTCTGCTTTATGGTATAAACGGACTTGGTGGTTTATTGCTTACCTGGTTTACCATTTATTCCGAACATCCGGCAATGAGCCCGAATTATAACCTCATGTGGTTGGTGCCGCTGAGTCTGCCATTTGCAATTGTTTACTTACGAAAAAAGTGGCGTCAGGCAGTGCGTTATTATCACCTTGTTTTTGCGGTGTGGATAATTATATTTTTTGTTTCATCGCCCTTTATTCCGCAGAAATTTCATCCGGTGTTTTTTATTATGGCAGCCACATTTTTTATCCGCGCACTGGCGCACTCGCTGCTAATTCTGAAGTCTTTAAAAGCCGCTCGCAAATAA
- the mutS gene encoding DNA mismatch repair protein MutS — protein sequence MAKNEKKYVETPLMKQYYTIKDKHPDAVLLFRVGDFYETFGEDAIKAAEILGITLTRRANGSASYVELAGFPHHALDTYLPKLVRAGQRVAICEQLEDPKMTKKIVKRGITELVTPGVSINDNILENRENNFLASVHFDKKRAGIAFLDISTGEFLAAEGSFEYIDKLLNSFQPKEVLFQRGRGKEFNDLFGTKFYTFNLEDWVYTDDAANDRLKRHFETSSLKGFGVHNMQLGIIAAGAILHYLDITQHQKLSHISGLSRIEEEHFVWLDRFTIRNLELFAPLHESGKALINVIDKTITPMGSRLLKRWMALPLKDIDPINERLEVVELFLKDPETKENLEEHLRQMGDLERLISKVAVGRINPREVVQVKNALAAIVPIKAACADVENQALNRFAEQLNPCDLIRARIEKQIVADPPTAVNKGKVIAEGISEELDDLRKIAYSGKDYLAQIQKRESEKHGIPSLKISFNNVFGYYIEVRNTHKDKVPTDWIRKQTLVSAERYITEELKEYEQKILGAEEKIQALEGKLFGELIFELSEYISAIQLNSHILAQIDCLLSYATCATSYKYFRPEVNDATSIEIKEGRHPVIEHQLPIGESYIANDVKLDQEDQQIIIITGPNMAGKSALLRQTALIVLMAQMGSFVPAEVAKIGFVDKIFTRVGASDNISLGESTFMVEMNEAASILNNVSDRSLILFDELGRGTSTYDGISIAWSIVEHLHEHAFTKAKTLFATHYHELNEMEGAFPRVKNFNVSIKEVGNKVIFLRKLVRGGSNHSFGIHVAGMAGMPKSVIQRAEQILSKLEGGKEKESLSKPLEEIGESREGVQLSFFQLDDPVLKQIRDEIAGLDVNNLTPIEALNKLNEIKKLTGIS from the coding sequence ATGGCAAAAAATGAAAAGAAATATGTAGAAACTCCGCTGATGAAGCAATATTATACCATCAAGGATAAACATCCTGACGCGGTGTTGCTTTTTCGTGTGGGCGATTTTTATGAAACATTTGGAGAGGATGCCATAAAGGCAGCGGAAATTCTGGGAATTACATTAACGCGTCGGGCAAATGGTTCGGCCAGTTATGTGGAGTTGGCAGGTTTCCCGCATCATGCGCTGGATACCTATTTGCCCAAACTGGTACGGGCCGGACAGCGGGTGGCGATTTGCGAGCAGCTGGAAGATCCCAAAATGACCAAGAAGATCGTGAAACGTGGGATTACCGAGCTGGTAACTCCCGGTGTTTCCATCAACGATAATATTCTTGAGAACCGCGAGAATAACTTCCTCGCATCGGTTCATTTCGATAAAAAGCGGGCAGGTATTGCCTTCCTTGATATCTCCACCGGTGAGTTTCTGGCGGCCGAAGGAAGTTTTGAATACATCGACAAATTATTGAATTCGTTTCAGCCCAAAGAGGTGTTGTTTCAACGCGGAAGAGGAAAGGAGTTCAACGATCTGTTCGGGACAAAATTTTACACTTTTAACCTGGAAGACTGGGTGTATACCGACGATGCTGCAAACGACCGCCTGAAGCGGCATTTCGAAACCAGTTCGTTAAAAGGATTTGGTGTGCATAACATGCAGTTGGGCATTATTGCTGCCGGAGCGATTTTGCATTATCTTGATATTACCCAACACCAGAAGCTAAGTCATATCTCGGGATTGAGCCGGATTGAGGAAGAGCACTTCGTATGGCTCGACCGGTTTACCATTCGTAACCTGGAGTTGTTTGCGCCGCTTCACGAAAGTGGAAAAGCACTTATTAATGTGATCGATAAAACCATTACACCAATGGGATCGCGCTTGCTGAAACGCTGGATGGCGCTGCCTTTAAAAGATATCGATCCGATAAACGAGCGGCTGGAAGTAGTGGAGCTTTTTCTGAAAGATCCGGAGACAAAAGAAAACCTGGAAGAACATCTTCGTCAGATGGGCGACCTGGAACGACTGATCTCAAAAGTTGCAGTCGGCCGCATCAACCCGCGCGAAGTAGTGCAGGTGAAAAATGCGCTGGCGGCAATTGTGCCGATAAAAGCTGCGTGCGCCGATGTTGAGAATCAGGCCTTAAACCGTTTTGCCGAGCAGCTAAATCCTTGTGATCTGATCAGAGCGCGAATTGAAAAGCAAATTGTTGCCGATCCGCCAACAGCAGTAAATAAAGGAAAAGTGATTGCCGAAGGTATCTCGGAAGAATTGGATGATTTACGAAAGATCGCTTATTCGGGAAAAGATTACCTGGCGCAAATTCAAAAACGCGAAAGCGAAAAGCACGGAATTCCATCGCTGAAGATCAGCTTTAACAATGTTTTTGGGTACTATATTGAGGTGCGGAATACGCATAAAGATAAGGTGCCAACCGATTGGATTCGTAAACAAACGCTGGTTAGTGCCGAGCGGTATATTACAGAGGAGCTGAAAGAATACGAGCAAAAAATTCTTGGCGCTGAGGAGAAAATTCAGGCGCTGGAAGGTAAACTTTTTGGCGAGCTGATTTTTGAGCTGTCGGAATACATTTCGGCTATACAGCTGAACTCGCATATTCTGGCGCAAATCGATTGTTTATTGTCGTACGCCACGTGTGCAACATCTTATAAATATTTCCGCCCTGAGGTGAACGATGCCACTTCAATCGAGATTAAAGAAGGGCGACATCCGGTTATCGAGCACCAACTGCCAATTGGCGAGTCGTATATTGCCAACGATGTTAAGTTGGATCAGGAAGATCAGCAGATCATTATCATCACGGGGCCAAACATGGCCGGTAAATCGGCACTGTTGCGCCAAACAGCATTAATTGTGCTGATGGCGCAAATGGGATCGTTCGTCCCCGCAGAAGTAGCTAAAATCGGATTTGTGGATAAAATTTTCACGCGTGTTGGAGCCTCGGATAATATTTCGTTGGGCGAATCAACTTTTATGGTGGAAATGAACGAAGCAGCCAGCATTCTGAATAACGTTTCCGACCGCAGCCTGATTCTTTTCGACGAGCTGGGGCGCGGAACATCAACATACGACGGTATTTCCATTGCCTGGTCGATTGTGGAGCACCTGCACGAACATGCTTTTACCAAAGCAAAAACGCTGTTTGCCACCCACTATCACGAGCTCAACGAAATGGAAGGCGCATTCCCGAGGGTAAAAAACTTTAACGTTTCCATAAAAGAGGTAGGCAACAAGGTTATCTTTTTACGAAAACTGGTGCGCGGCGGAAGTAATCACAGCTTTGGTATCCATGTGGCGGGCATGGCCGGGATGCCAAAATCGGTAATTCAGCGTGCCGAGCAGATATTATCGAAACTGGAAGGAGGAAAAGAAAAGGAAAGTTTAAGTAAACCTTTAGAGGAGATTGGCGAAAGCCGAGAAGGTGTACAATTAAGCTTTTTTCAGTTGGATGACCCTGTGCTAAAGCAGATTAGAGATGAGATTGCCGGGCTCGATGTAAATAATCTTACGCCAATAGAAGCCCTGAACAAGCTAAATGAAATAAAGAAATTGACAGGAATTTCTTAA
- a CDS encoding glycoside hydrolase family 5 protein → MQKQILLSIWVLLLSAVLFSCQSTQKQAEPQAEAAKFITISGPDLIAPNGEKFFIQGINLGNWLNPEGYMFKFQKTSSARLIDEMFREAVGPDFTNQFWKQFKDNYITREDIRYIKSTGVNSIRLPFHYKLFTDEDYMGLYSNQDGFARIDSLVEWCRESELYIILDMHDAPGGQTGANIDDSYGYPWLMVSEESQELFVEIWQKIADHYKNEPMILGYDLLNEPIATYFPEDEEMLNKQLEPLYMKAVKAIREVDNNHIVLLGGAQWNGNFKVFTDSKFDDKMMYTCHRYWCDTLQANIQDFVDFRDSVNLPIYMGETGENTDEWIAAWTRLMIKNNIGYHYWPYKKMGSPRCMVTIPTPENWDVIVDFAEGERDTYEAVRENRPDQELVKTVMLEYIANLKLTKCEVNESYIRAMAMEP, encoded by the coding sequence ATGCAAAAACAAATTCTTCTATCAATTTGGGTACTACTTTTAAGTGCCGTTTTATTTTCTTGTCAATCCACTCAAAAGCAAGCTGAGCCGCAAGCTGAAGCTGCAAAATTTATTACCATCAGTGGACCGGACCTCATTGCTCCCAATGGCGAAAAATTCTTTATACAAGGTATTAACCTTGGCAACTGGCTGAATCCGGAAGGTTACATGTTCAAGTTTCAAAAAACAAGTTCTGCACGGCTTATCGACGAGATGTTTCGTGAGGCGGTTGGGCCCGATTTTACCAACCAATTCTGGAAACAATTCAAGGATAATTACATCACCCGCGAAGATATCCGATACATAAAAAGCACAGGTGTGAATTCTATTCGTCTGCCGTTTCATTATAAATTGTTCACTGATGAGGATTACATGGGGCTTTATTCCAATCAGGATGGTTTTGCGCGAATTGACAGTTTGGTGGAGTGGTGCCGCGAATCGGAGCTGTACATTATTCTGGATATGCACGATGCTCCCGGCGGACAAACCGGTGCCAATATCGACGACAGTTATGGTTACCCATGGTTGATGGTGAGTGAAGAAAGCCAGGAGTTGTTTGTGGAGATCTGGCAAAAAATAGCTGATCATTATAAAAACGAGCCGATGATTTTAGGCTACGATCTGTTGAACGAACCCATTGCCACCTATTTTCCGGAAGATGAAGAGATGCTGAATAAACAACTTGAACCGTTATATATGAAAGCAGTAAAAGCCATTCGCGAGGTAGATAATAACCACATTGTTTTGCTGGGTGGTGCACAGTGGAACGGCAATTTTAAAGTTTTTACCGATTCGAAATTCGATGACAAAATGATGTACACCTGTCACCGCTACTGGTGCGATACCTTGCAGGCAAATATTCAGGATTTTGTAGATTTTCGCGACTCTGTGAATCTTCCAATTTACATGGGCGAAACCGGTGAGAATACCGATGAGTGGATTGCTGCCTGGACCCGCCTGATGATCAAGAATAACATCGGTTACCATTACTGGCCTTACAAAAAAATGGGAAGCCCACGTTGTATGGTAACTATCCCAACACCCGAAAACTGGGATGTGATTGTAGATTTTGCCGAAGGAGAGCGCGACACTTATGAAGCTGTACGTGAAAATCGTCCTGATCAGGAACTGGTTAAAACAGTGATGCTGGAATATATTGCGAATCTGAAACTGACGAAATGTGAGGTGAACGAGAGTTATATCCGTGCGATGGCTATGGAGCCGTAA